Proteins found in one Anopheles aquasalis chromosome 3, idAnoAquaMG_Q_19, whole genome shotgun sequence genomic segment:
- the LOC126576151 gene encoding uncharacterized protein LOC126576151 isoform X2, with protein sequence MRHQLLLVLTVSLCAIAVNSSPALKPDLPKAKDPLFDKMLAETSRPIPDAHDPRFNKMLPDPDNNLIADDDSDEDAEDESLLNDDILPEKALDLNPKYAQKANKDKPEVSTVGSVAVNKVKINDDIDNYEAQLLKGNGKKLTSSPSSTTAKASTTEGDDSYADDDEYDDESDEAIDFSLVDKVLAQPIKKPIEEPVKVSSTSTTAKPKASTVAGTGKQQVEILDQYDDDADLDYQYNYDDDEDDDDSEDDDDDDDDDEETVSAAVTPKADKTAATVEENKSAKKLSKPIKLSKDSNKATNKTEKTDYYQDYYDDDDEEEDDDDSAYTSNNTHCPEDCICEHNMHAYMVATCSRLDLEKQKFGSHITDLQVLDVGPMYPIELGPDFFKKIGLSHVVSIKITNCTIVYISPQAFAGLDELYSVNLTNSGIDLIHPDTFVNNTKLRLLTLSGNDLSAMQSVNHNTPYTDYMLKAPSVEELDLSRCKLQELQPNAFNELKNIIFINLSENNLSNLPQGIFDNVETIEELDLSMNNIAELPKHIFAKTSLAILHLRHNKISNNVDFVTADLQKLDLSFCRIRSINNQMFKGMDGLTNLILKGNHIEKIKPMAFISLRSLRQIDLSYNNLDQISAQTFIGNKMLDIIRLNNNPALKRLPNEGFESSYNVPFNVYFMDISNCDISELADNTFKTMPQLTRLNLAWNNLQTIRPAVMAHLSKLMDLDLSNNMITELDDKTFQNNRNLNTLNLSGNQISSLVSKLFQPLQYLSELDISDCDLRTIWEDSSDKIKREEVLPNLKRLNASYNELTAVYVSDLETMAKLRVLDIRNNSLTCNDHLQPLIKYVQQKQISMSRSPMDHVTHAELNTARVDNIALPFKQWSQFAWEICQGNGGDPEKTLSYSETEEDDYDEDDDEEADDVDADILEKTSATANKVDNNKNDLDEYSDESADSDDDDSSDSDDEDEDDDEEEEEQEQENILDAANGLQKMEQAILTSKYGSSSSSNKNRIIEDEQDFDDDEDDSNADEVVILEGNGGMFAMTYMWIVLVCVVLALCVILVVVRSIIELMVKRRGERYRQAILASKNSFVYQKLTEDIAAPTTPKVHRYAPINQV encoded by the exons atgagACACCAGTTGTTACTGGTGCTCACGGTATCGCTATGTGCGATCGCCGTGAACTCCAGTCCGGCCTTGAAGCCGGACCTGCCGAAGGCCAAGGATCCACTGTTCGATAAGATGCTCGCCGAGACGTCCCGACCGATTCCCGATGCGCACGATCCACGCTTCAACAAGATGCTCCCGGATCCGGATAACAACCTCATCGCTGACGACGATAGCGACGAGGATGCGGAGGACGAGAGCTTGCTGAACGATGATATTCTGCCGGAGAAGGCGCTCGATCTGAATCCAAAGTACGCACAGAAGGCCAACAAAGACAAACCGGAAGTGTCTACAGTGG GATCAGTCGCCGTGAACAAGGTGAAAATCAACGATGATATCGACAACTACGAGGCCCAACTGTTGAAGGGAAATGGCAAGAAATTG ACATCCTCCCCATCTAGTACAACCGCTAAAGCTTCTACCACCGAAGGTGATGATAGTtacgctgatgacgatgaataCGACGATGAGTCTGACGAAGCGATAGACTTCTCGCTTGTCGACAAAGTGCTGGCCCAGCCAATT AAGAAACCCATTGAGGAGCCTGTGAAGGTATCTTCGACGTCGACGACCGCGAAGCCAAAGGCAAGTACCGTCGCCGGTACTGGCAAGCAGCAGGTCGAGATCCTTGATCAgtacgacgatgatgctgaccTTGACTATCAGTacaactacgacgacgatgaggatgatgacgatagcgaagatgatgacgatgatgatgatgatgatgaggaaacCGTGTCAGCTGCCGTGACACCCAAAGCGGACAAAACTGCGGCTACCGTTGAAGAGAACAAATCCGCTAAGAAGCTGAGTAAGCCAATCAAGCTGAGCAAGGATAGCAACAAGGCCACCAACAAAACGGAGAAGACGGATTACTACCAAGAttactacgacgacgatgatgaggaggaggatgatgacgatagtGCGTACACTAGCAACAACACGCACTGCCCCGAGGATTGCATCTGCGAGCATAACATGCACGCGTACATGGTGGCCACGTGCAGCCGGTTGGACCTGGAGAAGCAAAAGTTCGGATCGCACATCACCGATCTGCAGGTGCTGGACGTTGGACCGATGTATCCGATTGAGCTGGGGCCGGATTTCTTCAAGAAAATCGGTCTTAGCCATGTCGTCTCGATCAAGATCACCAACTGTACGATCGTGTACATTAGCCCGCAGGCGTTTGCCGGGCTGGACGAGCTGTACTCGGTCAATCTGACCAACTCGGGCATCGATCTGATTCACCCGGATACGTTCGTGAACAACACCAAGCTGCGGCTGCTAACGCTGTCCGGTAACGATCTTAGTGCGATGCAGAGCGTCAACCACAACACCCCGTACACCGATTACATGCTGAAGGCACCGTCCGTGGAAGAGTTGGATCTGTCACGTTGCAAGCTGCAGGAACTGCAGCCGAACGCGTTCAACGAGCTGAAGAACATTATCTTCATCAACCTGTCGGAGAACAATCTGAGCAATTTGCCTCAGGGTATCTTTGATAATGTGGAAACGATCGAGGAGCTGGATCTTTCGATGAACAACATTGCCGAGCTGCCGAAACACATCTTCGCCAAGACGTCGCTCGCCATCCTGCACCTGAGACACAACAAGATCAGCAACAACGTGGACTTTGTGACGGCCGATCTGCAGAAGCTCGATCTGAGCTTCTGCCGCATCCGCTCGATCAACAACCAGATGTTCAAGGGCATGGATGGGTTGACCAATCTGATCCTGAAGGGTAACCACATCGAGAAGATCAAGCCGATGGCCTTCATTTCGCTGCGCAGTCTGCGTCAGATCGATCTGTCGTACAACAATCTGGATCAGATCTCCGCTCAGACGTTCATCGGTAACAAGATGCTGGACATTATCCGTCTGAACAACAACCCGGCACTGAAGCGGCTGCCGAACGAAGGGTTCGAAAGTTCGTACAACGTACCGTTCAATGTGTACTTTATGGATATCTCAAACTGTGACATTTCCGAGCTGGCGGACAATACGTTCAAGACGATGCCGCAGTTGACGCGCCTCAACCTTGCCTGGAACAACCTGCAAACGATCCGACCGGCTGTGATGGCCCATCTGAGCAAACTGATGGACCTGGACCTCAGCAACAACATGATCACGGAGCTGGACGATAAAACGTTCCAGAACAATAGGAATCTAAATACC TTGAACCTGTCTGGCAATCAAATTTCGTCGCTGGTCAGCAAACTCTTCCAACCGCTACAGTACCTCAGCGAACTGGACATCAGTGACTGCGATCTGCGTACCATCTGGGAGGATTCATCGGACAAGATTAAGCGCGAGGAGGTGCTGCCAAATCTGAAGCGTCTGAACGCGTCGTACAACGAGCTTACGGCCGTGTACGTGTCGGACCTGGAAACGATGGCGAAACTGCGTGTCCTTGATATCCGCAATAACTCGCTCACCTGTAACGATCACTTGCAGCCGCTGATCAAGTACGTGCAGCAGAAACAG ATTTCGATGAGCCGTAGCCCAATGGATCATGTGACGCACGCCGAATTGAATACGGCTCGAGTGGACAACATTGCGCTGCCGTTCAAGCAGTGGAGCCAGTTTGCTTGGGAAATCTGCCAGGGCAATGGTGGCGATCCGGAGAAGACTCTCTCGTACAGTGAAACCGAGGAGGATGActacgatgaggatgatgacgaggaggcGGACGATGTTGATGCCGACATTCTCGAGAAGACGAGCGCCACCGCGAACAAGGtggacaacaacaagaacGATCTGGATGAGTACTCGGACGAATCGGCGGacagtgatgatgacgatagcAGCGAttccgatgatgaagatgaggatgatgatgaggaggaggaggagcaggagcaggagaacaTCTTGGATGCGGCGAATGGCCTGCAGAAGATGGAACAAGCAATCCTCACGAGCAAgtatggcagcagcagcagcagcaacaaaaacagaatCATCGAAGATGAGCAGGacttcgatgacgatgaggacgattcGAACGCGGATGAGGTTGTGATCCTGGAGGGCAACGGTGGCATGTTTGCCATGACGTACATGTGGATCGTGCTGGTTTGCGTCGTGCTCGCGTTGTGCGTGatcttggtggtggtccgcaGCATTATCGAGCTGATGGTGAAGCGCCGTGGCGAACGTTACCGTCAGGCCATCCTCGCGTCGAAGAACTCGTTCGTCTATCAGAAGCTGACGGAAGACATTGCTGCACCGACCACACCGAAGGTGCACCGATACGCCCCAATCAATCAGGTGTAA
- the LOC126576151 gene encoding uncharacterized protein LOC126576151 isoform X1, translated as MRHQLLLVLTVSLCAIAVNSSPALKPDLPKAKDPLFDKMLAETSRPIPDAHDPRFNKMLPDPDNNLIADDDSDEDAEDESLLNDDILPEKALDLNPKYAQKANKDKPEVSTVGSVAVNKVKINDDIDNYEAQLLKGNGKKLPVIAIVDDELPQVEDLTGEIILPLVTSTNVPLVEITSSPSSTTAKASTTEGDDSYADDDEYDDESDEAIDFSLVDKVLAQPIKKPIEEPVKVSSTSTTAKPKASTVAGTGKQQVEILDQYDDDADLDYQYNYDDDEDDDDSEDDDDDDDDDEETVSAAVTPKADKTAATVEENKSAKKLSKPIKLSKDSNKATNKTEKTDYYQDYYDDDDEEEDDDDSAYTSNNTHCPEDCICEHNMHAYMVATCSRLDLEKQKFGSHITDLQVLDVGPMYPIELGPDFFKKIGLSHVVSIKITNCTIVYISPQAFAGLDELYSVNLTNSGIDLIHPDTFVNNTKLRLLTLSGNDLSAMQSVNHNTPYTDYMLKAPSVEELDLSRCKLQELQPNAFNELKNIIFINLSENNLSNLPQGIFDNVETIEELDLSMNNIAELPKHIFAKTSLAILHLRHNKISNNVDFVTADLQKLDLSFCRIRSINNQMFKGMDGLTNLILKGNHIEKIKPMAFISLRSLRQIDLSYNNLDQISAQTFIGNKMLDIIRLNNNPALKRLPNEGFESSYNVPFNVYFMDISNCDISELADNTFKTMPQLTRLNLAWNNLQTIRPAVMAHLSKLMDLDLSNNMITELDDKTFQNNRNLNTLNLSGNQISSLVSKLFQPLQYLSELDISDCDLRTIWEDSSDKIKREEVLPNLKRLNASYNELTAVYVSDLETMAKLRVLDIRNNSLTCNDHLQPLIKYVQQKQISMSRSPMDHVTHAELNTARVDNIALPFKQWSQFAWEICQGNGGDPEKTLSYSETEEDDYDEDDDEEADDVDADILEKTSATANKVDNNKNDLDEYSDESADSDDDDSSDSDDEDEDDDEEEEEQEQENILDAANGLQKMEQAILTSKYGSSSSSNKNRIIEDEQDFDDDEDDSNADEVVILEGNGGMFAMTYMWIVLVCVVLALCVILVVVRSIIELMVKRRGERYRQAILASKNSFVYQKLTEDIAAPTTPKVHRYAPINQV; from the exons atgagACACCAGTTGTTACTGGTGCTCACGGTATCGCTATGTGCGATCGCCGTGAACTCCAGTCCGGCCTTGAAGCCGGACCTGCCGAAGGCCAAGGATCCACTGTTCGATAAGATGCTCGCCGAGACGTCCCGACCGATTCCCGATGCGCACGATCCACGCTTCAACAAGATGCTCCCGGATCCGGATAACAACCTCATCGCTGACGACGATAGCGACGAGGATGCGGAGGACGAGAGCTTGCTGAACGATGATATTCTGCCGGAGAAGGCGCTCGATCTGAATCCAAAGTACGCACAGAAGGCCAACAAAGACAAACCGGAAGTGTCTACAGTGG GATCAGTCGCCGTGAACAAGGTGAAAATCAACGATGATATCGACAACTACGAGGCCCAACTGTTGAAGGGAAATGGCAAGAAATTG CCTGTAATTGCcattgttgatgatgagttgCCACAAGTGGAAGATCTTACGGGCGAGATTATTTTACCTTTGGTTACCTCAACCAATGTTCCGCTCGTGGAAATA ACATCCTCCCCATCTAGTACAACCGCTAAAGCTTCTACCACCGAAGGTGATGATAGTtacgctgatgacgatgaataCGACGATGAGTCTGACGAAGCGATAGACTTCTCGCTTGTCGACAAAGTGCTGGCCCAGCCAATT AAGAAACCCATTGAGGAGCCTGTGAAGGTATCTTCGACGTCGACGACCGCGAAGCCAAAGGCAAGTACCGTCGCCGGTACTGGCAAGCAGCAGGTCGAGATCCTTGATCAgtacgacgatgatgctgaccTTGACTATCAGTacaactacgacgacgatgaggatgatgacgatagcgaagatgatgacgatgatgatgatgatgatgaggaaacCGTGTCAGCTGCCGTGACACCCAAAGCGGACAAAACTGCGGCTACCGTTGAAGAGAACAAATCCGCTAAGAAGCTGAGTAAGCCAATCAAGCTGAGCAAGGATAGCAACAAGGCCACCAACAAAACGGAGAAGACGGATTACTACCAAGAttactacgacgacgatgatgaggaggaggatgatgacgatagtGCGTACACTAGCAACAACACGCACTGCCCCGAGGATTGCATCTGCGAGCATAACATGCACGCGTACATGGTGGCCACGTGCAGCCGGTTGGACCTGGAGAAGCAAAAGTTCGGATCGCACATCACCGATCTGCAGGTGCTGGACGTTGGACCGATGTATCCGATTGAGCTGGGGCCGGATTTCTTCAAGAAAATCGGTCTTAGCCATGTCGTCTCGATCAAGATCACCAACTGTACGATCGTGTACATTAGCCCGCAGGCGTTTGCCGGGCTGGACGAGCTGTACTCGGTCAATCTGACCAACTCGGGCATCGATCTGATTCACCCGGATACGTTCGTGAACAACACCAAGCTGCGGCTGCTAACGCTGTCCGGTAACGATCTTAGTGCGATGCAGAGCGTCAACCACAACACCCCGTACACCGATTACATGCTGAAGGCACCGTCCGTGGAAGAGTTGGATCTGTCACGTTGCAAGCTGCAGGAACTGCAGCCGAACGCGTTCAACGAGCTGAAGAACATTATCTTCATCAACCTGTCGGAGAACAATCTGAGCAATTTGCCTCAGGGTATCTTTGATAATGTGGAAACGATCGAGGAGCTGGATCTTTCGATGAACAACATTGCCGAGCTGCCGAAACACATCTTCGCCAAGACGTCGCTCGCCATCCTGCACCTGAGACACAACAAGATCAGCAACAACGTGGACTTTGTGACGGCCGATCTGCAGAAGCTCGATCTGAGCTTCTGCCGCATCCGCTCGATCAACAACCAGATGTTCAAGGGCATGGATGGGTTGACCAATCTGATCCTGAAGGGTAACCACATCGAGAAGATCAAGCCGATGGCCTTCATTTCGCTGCGCAGTCTGCGTCAGATCGATCTGTCGTACAACAATCTGGATCAGATCTCCGCTCAGACGTTCATCGGTAACAAGATGCTGGACATTATCCGTCTGAACAACAACCCGGCACTGAAGCGGCTGCCGAACGAAGGGTTCGAAAGTTCGTACAACGTACCGTTCAATGTGTACTTTATGGATATCTCAAACTGTGACATTTCCGAGCTGGCGGACAATACGTTCAAGACGATGCCGCAGTTGACGCGCCTCAACCTTGCCTGGAACAACCTGCAAACGATCCGACCGGCTGTGATGGCCCATCTGAGCAAACTGATGGACCTGGACCTCAGCAACAACATGATCACGGAGCTGGACGATAAAACGTTCCAGAACAATAGGAATCTAAATACC TTGAACCTGTCTGGCAATCAAATTTCGTCGCTGGTCAGCAAACTCTTCCAACCGCTACAGTACCTCAGCGAACTGGACATCAGTGACTGCGATCTGCGTACCATCTGGGAGGATTCATCGGACAAGATTAAGCGCGAGGAGGTGCTGCCAAATCTGAAGCGTCTGAACGCGTCGTACAACGAGCTTACGGCCGTGTACGTGTCGGACCTGGAAACGATGGCGAAACTGCGTGTCCTTGATATCCGCAATAACTCGCTCACCTGTAACGATCACTTGCAGCCGCTGATCAAGTACGTGCAGCAGAAACAG ATTTCGATGAGCCGTAGCCCAATGGATCATGTGACGCACGCCGAATTGAATACGGCTCGAGTGGACAACATTGCGCTGCCGTTCAAGCAGTGGAGCCAGTTTGCTTGGGAAATCTGCCAGGGCAATGGTGGCGATCCGGAGAAGACTCTCTCGTACAGTGAAACCGAGGAGGATGActacgatgaggatgatgacgaggaggcGGACGATGTTGATGCCGACATTCTCGAGAAGACGAGCGCCACCGCGAACAAGGtggacaacaacaagaacGATCTGGATGAGTACTCGGACGAATCGGCGGacagtgatgatgacgatagcAGCGAttccgatgatgaagatgaggatgatgatgaggaggaggaggagcaggagcaggagaacaTCTTGGATGCGGCGAATGGCCTGCAGAAGATGGAACAAGCAATCCTCACGAGCAAgtatggcagcagcagcagcagcaacaaaaacagaatCATCGAAGATGAGCAGGacttcgatgacgatgaggacgattcGAACGCGGATGAGGTTGTGATCCTGGAGGGCAACGGTGGCATGTTTGCCATGACGTACATGTGGATCGTGCTGGTTTGCGTCGTGCTCGCGTTGTGCGTGatcttggtggtggtccgcaGCATTATCGAGCTGATGGTGAAGCGCCGTGGCGAACGTTACCGTCAGGCCATCCTCGCGTCGAAGAACTCGTTCGTCTATCAGAAGCTGACGGAAGACATTGCTGCACCGACCACACCGAAGGTGCACCGATACGCCCCAATCAATCAGGTGTAA
- the LOC126576151 gene encoding uncharacterized protein LOC126576151 isoform X3 codes for MRHQLLLVLTVSLCAIAVNSSPALKPDLPKAKDPLFDKMLAETSRPIPDAHDPRFNKMLPDPDNNLIADDDSDEDAEDESLLNDDILPEKALDLNPKYAQKANKDKPEVSTVGSVAVNKVKINDDIDNYEAQLLKGNGKKLKKPIEEPVKVSSTSTTAKPKASTVAGTGKQQVEILDQYDDDADLDYQYNYDDDEDDDDSEDDDDDDDDDEETVSAAVTPKADKTAATVEENKSAKKLSKPIKLSKDSNKATNKTEKTDYYQDYYDDDDEEEDDDDSAYTSNNTHCPEDCICEHNMHAYMVATCSRLDLEKQKFGSHITDLQVLDVGPMYPIELGPDFFKKIGLSHVVSIKITNCTIVYISPQAFAGLDELYSVNLTNSGIDLIHPDTFVNNTKLRLLTLSGNDLSAMQSVNHNTPYTDYMLKAPSVEELDLSRCKLQELQPNAFNELKNIIFINLSENNLSNLPQGIFDNVETIEELDLSMNNIAELPKHIFAKTSLAILHLRHNKISNNVDFVTADLQKLDLSFCRIRSINNQMFKGMDGLTNLILKGNHIEKIKPMAFISLRSLRQIDLSYNNLDQISAQTFIGNKMLDIIRLNNNPALKRLPNEGFESSYNVPFNVYFMDISNCDISELADNTFKTMPQLTRLNLAWNNLQTIRPAVMAHLSKLMDLDLSNNMITELDDKTFQNNRNLNTLNLSGNQISSLVSKLFQPLQYLSELDISDCDLRTIWEDSSDKIKREEVLPNLKRLNASYNELTAVYVSDLETMAKLRVLDIRNNSLTCNDHLQPLIKYVQQKQISMSRSPMDHVTHAELNTARVDNIALPFKQWSQFAWEICQGNGGDPEKTLSYSETEEDDYDEDDDEEADDVDADILEKTSATANKVDNNKNDLDEYSDESADSDDDDSSDSDDEDEDDDEEEEEQEQENILDAANGLQKMEQAILTSKYGSSSSSNKNRIIEDEQDFDDDEDDSNADEVVILEGNGGMFAMTYMWIVLVCVVLALCVILVVVRSIIELMVKRRGERYRQAILASKNSFVYQKLTEDIAAPTTPKVHRYAPINQV; via the exons atgagACACCAGTTGTTACTGGTGCTCACGGTATCGCTATGTGCGATCGCCGTGAACTCCAGTCCGGCCTTGAAGCCGGACCTGCCGAAGGCCAAGGATCCACTGTTCGATAAGATGCTCGCCGAGACGTCCCGACCGATTCCCGATGCGCACGATCCACGCTTCAACAAGATGCTCCCGGATCCGGATAACAACCTCATCGCTGACGACGATAGCGACGAGGATGCGGAGGACGAGAGCTTGCTGAACGATGATATTCTGCCGGAGAAGGCGCTCGATCTGAATCCAAAGTACGCACAGAAGGCCAACAAAGACAAACCGGAAGTGTCTACAGTGG GATCAGTCGCCGTGAACAAGGTGAAAATCAACGATGATATCGACAACTACGAGGCCCAACTGTTGAAGGGAAATGGCAAGAAATTG AAGAAACCCATTGAGGAGCCTGTGAAGGTATCTTCGACGTCGACGACCGCGAAGCCAAAGGCAAGTACCGTCGCCGGTACTGGCAAGCAGCAGGTCGAGATCCTTGATCAgtacgacgatgatgctgaccTTGACTATCAGTacaactacgacgacgatgaggatgatgacgatagcgaagatgatgacgatgatgatgatgatgatgaggaaacCGTGTCAGCTGCCGTGACACCCAAAGCGGACAAAACTGCGGCTACCGTTGAAGAGAACAAATCCGCTAAGAAGCTGAGTAAGCCAATCAAGCTGAGCAAGGATAGCAACAAGGCCACCAACAAAACGGAGAAGACGGATTACTACCAAGAttactacgacgacgatgatgaggaggaggatgatgacgatagtGCGTACACTAGCAACAACACGCACTGCCCCGAGGATTGCATCTGCGAGCATAACATGCACGCGTACATGGTGGCCACGTGCAGCCGGTTGGACCTGGAGAAGCAAAAGTTCGGATCGCACATCACCGATCTGCAGGTGCTGGACGTTGGACCGATGTATCCGATTGAGCTGGGGCCGGATTTCTTCAAGAAAATCGGTCTTAGCCATGTCGTCTCGATCAAGATCACCAACTGTACGATCGTGTACATTAGCCCGCAGGCGTTTGCCGGGCTGGACGAGCTGTACTCGGTCAATCTGACCAACTCGGGCATCGATCTGATTCACCCGGATACGTTCGTGAACAACACCAAGCTGCGGCTGCTAACGCTGTCCGGTAACGATCTTAGTGCGATGCAGAGCGTCAACCACAACACCCCGTACACCGATTACATGCTGAAGGCACCGTCCGTGGAAGAGTTGGATCTGTCACGTTGCAAGCTGCAGGAACTGCAGCCGAACGCGTTCAACGAGCTGAAGAACATTATCTTCATCAACCTGTCGGAGAACAATCTGAGCAATTTGCCTCAGGGTATCTTTGATAATGTGGAAACGATCGAGGAGCTGGATCTTTCGATGAACAACATTGCCGAGCTGCCGAAACACATCTTCGCCAAGACGTCGCTCGCCATCCTGCACCTGAGACACAACAAGATCAGCAACAACGTGGACTTTGTGACGGCCGATCTGCAGAAGCTCGATCTGAGCTTCTGCCGCATCCGCTCGATCAACAACCAGATGTTCAAGGGCATGGATGGGTTGACCAATCTGATCCTGAAGGGTAACCACATCGAGAAGATCAAGCCGATGGCCTTCATTTCGCTGCGCAGTCTGCGTCAGATCGATCTGTCGTACAACAATCTGGATCAGATCTCCGCTCAGACGTTCATCGGTAACAAGATGCTGGACATTATCCGTCTGAACAACAACCCGGCACTGAAGCGGCTGCCGAACGAAGGGTTCGAAAGTTCGTACAACGTACCGTTCAATGTGTACTTTATGGATATCTCAAACTGTGACATTTCCGAGCTGGCGGACAATACGTTCAAGACGATGCCGCAGTTGACGCGCCTCAACCTTGCCTGGAACAACCTGCAAACGATCCGACCGGCTGTGATGGCCCATCTGAGCAAACTGATGGACCTGGACCTCAGCAACAACATGATCACGGAGCTGGACGATAAAACGTTCCAGAACAATAGGAATCTAAATACC TTGAACCTGTCTGGCAATCAAATTTCGTCGCTGGTCAGCAAACTCTTCCAACCGCTACAGTACCTCAGCGAACTGGACATCAGTGACTGCGATCTGCGTACCATCTGGGAGGATTCATCGGACAAGATTAAGCGCGAGGAGGTGCTGCCAAATCTGAAGCGTCTGAACGCGTCGTACAACGAGCTTACGGCCGTGTACGTGTCGGACCTGGAAACGATGGCGAAACTGCGTGTCCTTGATATCCGCAATAACTCGCTCACCTGTAACGATCACTTGCAGCCGCTGATCAAGTACGTGCAGCAGAAACAG ATTTCGATGAGCCGTAGCCCAATGGATCATGTGACGCACGCCGAATTGAATACGGCTCGAGTGGACAACATTGCGCTGCCGTTCAAGCAGTGGAGCCAGTTTGCTTGGGAAATCTGCCAGGGCAATGGTGGCGATCCGGAGAAGACTCTCTCGTACAGTGAAACCGAGGAGGATGActacgatgaggatgatgacgaggaggcGGACGATGTTGATGCCGACATTCTCGAGAAGACGAGCGCCACCGCGAACAAGGtggacaacaacaagaacGATCTGGATGAGTACTCGGACGAATCGGCGGacagtgatgatgacgatagcAGCGAttccgatgatgaagatgaggatgatgatgaggaggaggaggagcaggagcaggagaacaTCTTGGATGCGGCGAATGGCCTGCAGAAGATGGAACAAGCAATCCTCACGAGCAAgtatggcagcagcagcagcagcaacaaaaacagaatCATCGAAGATGAGCAGGacttcgatgacgatgaggacgattcGAACGCGGATGAGGTTGTGATCCTGGAGGGCAACGGTGGCATGTTTGCCATGACGTACATGTGGATCGTGCTGGTTTGCGTCGTGCTCGCGTTGTGCGTGatcttggtggtggtccgcaGCATTATCGAGCTGATGGTGAAGCGCCGTGGCGAACGTTACCGTCAGGCCATCCTCGCGTCGAAGAACTCGTTCGTCTATCAGAAGCTGACGGAAGACATTGCTGCACCGACCACACCGAAGGTGCACCGATACGCCCCAATCAATCAGGTGTAA